The Melopsittacus undulatus isolate bMelUnd1 chromosome 12, bMelUnd1.mat.Z, whole genome shotgun sequence genome has a segment encoding these proteins:
- the CLCN6 gene encoding H(+)/Cl(-) exchange transporter 6 — protein sequence MAGCGSGLCCCCCPRCCGERESRTPEELTILGETREEEDEILPRKDYESLDYDRCINDPYLEVLETMDNKKAQRYEAVKWVMVFAIGVCTGLVGLFVDFFVRLFTQLKFQVVQSSVEECTEKGCLALSLLELLGFNLTFVFLASLLVLIQPVAAGSGIPEIKCYLNGVKVPGVVRLRTVVCKAMGVLFSVAGGLFVGKEGPMIHSGAVVGAGLPQFQSVSLRKIQFNFPYFRSDRDKRDFVSAGAAAGVAAAFGAPIGGTLFSLEEGSSFWNQGLTWKVLFCSMAATFTLNFFRSGIQFGSWGSFQLPGLLNFGEFKCSESDKKCHLWTAVDLGFFILMGIVGGLLGATFNCLNKRLAKYRMRNVHPKPKLVRVLESLLVSLTTTVVVFVASMVLGECRQMSSTGHSGNDTLNLQGMSEDVNSSIKTFFCPNETYNDMATLFFNPQESAILQLFHQDGTFSPVTLSLFFLLYFSLSCWTYGISVPSGLFVPSLLCGAAFGRLVANLLKSYIGLDHIYSGTFALIGAAAFLGGVVRMTISLTVILIESTNEITYGLPIMITLMVAKWTGDFFNKGIYDIHVNLRGVPLLEWETEVEMDKLRASDIMEPNLTYVYPHTRIQSLVSILRTTVHHAFPVVTENRGNEREFMKGNQLISNNIKFKKSSILTRAGEQRKRSQSMKSYPSSELRNMCDEHIATEEPPEKEDLLQQMLERRYTPYPNLYPDQSPSEEWTMEERFRPLTFHGLILRSQLVTLLVRGVCYSESQSSASQPRLSHAEMSEDYPRYPDIHDLDLTLLNPRMIVDVTPYMNPSPFAVSPNTHVSQVFNLFRTMGLRHLPVVNAVGEIVGIITRHNLTHEFLQARLRQHYQSI from the exons ATGGCGGGATGCGGGTccgggctgtgctgctgctgctgcccgcGCTGCTGCGGCGAGCGGGAGAGCCGCACCCCCGAGGAGCTG ACAATCCTAGGGGAAACTCGTGAAGAGGAGGATGAGATCCTTCCACGCAAGGACTATGAG AGCTTGGATTATGATCGTTGCATCAATGACCCATACTTGGAAGTTTTGGAGACCATGGATAACAAG AAAGCCCAGAGATACGAAGCAGTGAAGTGGGTGATGGTTTTTGCTATTGGAGTCTGCACAGGACTG GTGGGCCTTTTTGTGGATTTCTTTGTACGGCTCTTTACCCAGCTCAAGTTCCAGGTGGTACAAAGCT CGGTGGAAGAATGCACTGAGAAAGGCTGTCTTGCATTGTccttgctggagctgctggggttCAACCtgacctttgtttttcttgccaGCCTTCTGGTCCTCATCCAA CCTGTAGCAGCTGGTTCAGGAATTCCTGAAATCAAGTGCTACCTCAATGGGGTAAAGGTTCCAGGGGTTGTCCGTCTCCGGACAGTGGTGTGCAAAGCTATGGGAGTGCTCTTCAGTGTGGCAGGAG GTCTTTTTGTCGGGAAGGAGGGTCCAATGATTCACAGTGGTGCTGTCGTGGGTGCGGGTTTGCCACAG TTCCAGAGTGTCTCTTTGAGGAAGATCCAGTTTAACTTTCCCTATTTCCGCAGTGACAG GGATAAAAGGGATTTTGTatctgctggagctgctgcaggggttGCGGCTGCCTTTGGAGCACCAATTGGGGGCACTCTTTTCAGCTTGGAAGAAGGTTCCTCTTTCTGGAACCAGGGACTTACATGGAAAGTG CTTTTCTGTTCCATGGCTGCCACCTTCACCCTGAATTTTTTCCGCTCCGGGATTCAGTTTGGAAGTTGGGGGTCTTTCCAGCTCCCTGGGCTGCTGAACTTTGGGGAGTTTAAG TGCTCTGAGTCTGATAAGAAATGCCACCTCTGGACAGCTGTGGACTTGGGCTTCTTCATTCTGATGGGGATTGTAGGAGGCCTTCTCGGCGCCACCTTCAACTGCCTGAACAAAAGACTTGCCAAGTACCGCATGCGGAACGTGCATCCCAAGCCAAAGCTGGTCAG AGTCTTGGAGAGCCTGCTGGTGTCATTGACTACCACAGTCGTGGTCTTTGTAGCCTCCATGGTTCTAGGGGAATGCCGACAGATGTCTTCCACTGGTCATAGTGGCAATGACACTCTGAACCTTCAG GGTATGTCAGAGGATGTGAATTCAAGCATTAAAACTTTTTTCTGCCCAAATGAAACCTACAATGATATGGCCACACTCTTCTTTAACCCTCAGGAGTCAGCTATCTTGCAGCTCTTCCACCAGGACG GTACTTTCAGCCCAGTCACACTGTCCTTGTTCTTCCTTCTCTATTTCTCACTCTCCTGTTGGACATATGGGATCTCTGTGCCCAGTGGTCTTTTTGTGCCATCACTGCTTTGTGGGGCTGCCTTCGGACGCCTGGTCGCCAACCTCCTCAAAAG CTACATTGGCCTGGATCACATCTACTCGGGAACTTTTGCACTGATTGGGGCAGCAGCGTTCCTGGGAGGAGTGGTCCGCATGACAATCAGCCTGACTGTCATCCTAATTGAATCCACCAACGAGATCACCTATGGGCTCCCCATAATGATCACCCTCATG GTAGCCAAATGGACAGGAGACTTTTTCAACAAAGGCATATATGACATCCATGTGAACTTGCGAGGAGTGCCTCTGCTGGAGTGGGAAACCGAGGTGGAAATGGATAA ACTACGAGCCAGTGACATCATGGAACCCAACTTGACCTATGTCTACCCGCACACCAGGATCCAGTCCCTTGTCAGCATCCTGCGCACAACTGTCCATCATGCCTTCCCTGTAGTGACTGAGAACCGGGGCAATGAGAGGGAGTTCATGAAGGGAAATCAACTGATAAGTAATAACATCAAATTCAAG AAATCCAGCATCCTCACCCGAGCTGGGGAGCAGCGCAAGCGCAGCCAGTCCATGAAGTCCTACCCCTCGAGTGAGTTGCGTAATATGTGTGATGAGCACATAGCGACAGAGGAGCCACCAGAAAAGGAGGATCTGCTGCAGCAGATGCTAGAGAGAAG ATACACTCCCTACCCCAACCTGTACCCTGACCAGTCTCCCAGTGAAGAGTGGACCATGGAGGAGCGCTTCAGACCTCTGACCTTCCATGGCTTGATCCTGCGCTCACAGCTGGTCACGCTCCTTGTCAGGGGGGTTTGTTACTCCGAGAGCCAGTCG agTGCAAGTCAGCCTCGTCTGTCCCATGCAGAGATGTCAGAGGATTATCCCCGTTATCCAGATATCCATGATTTGGACCTCACATTGCTGAACCCTCGCATGATAGTG GATGTCACCCCATACatgaacccatcaccctttgctGTCTCTCCAAATACCCATGTGTCACAAGTCTTCAACCTGTTTAGGACGATGGGACTCAGACATCTACCGGTTGTGAACGCAGTTGGAGAG aTTGTTGGGATAATCACTCGGCACAACCTGACCCACGAATTTCTGCAGGCAAGACTGAGACAACACTATCAGAGCATTTGA
- the LOC101873392 gene encoding natriuretic peptides A, with product MDTKGTFSCGFLLLLLIQLQPGRANPIYSLSPAKELASMEALLEKLEDKFAMIEALESNPDLQEPKTQEEIPPELMDDSDDQKAEPRLAPSTPLSYRDPFLKRLRGLQMPRMMRDSGCFGRRIDRIGSLSGMGCNGSRRH from the exons ATGGACACTAAAGGCACATTTTCCTGTGGcttcctcttgctgctgctcatcCAACTCCAGCCCGGCAGAGCCAACCCTATCTACAGCCTCAGCCCTGCTAAAGAACTGGCCAGCATGGAG GCTCTGCTGGAAAAACTGGAGGATAAGTTTGCAATGATTGAAGCCCTGGAGTCCAATCCTGACCTGCAAGAACCCAAAACCCAGGAGGAGATCCCACCAGAACTCATGGATGACAGCGATGACCAGAAGGCTGAACCCAGGCTAGCACCCAGCACCCCTCTGTCCTACAGGGACCCCTTCCTCAAGAGACTGAGGGGGCTGCAGATGCCCAGGATGATGAGAGATTCTGGCTGCTTCGGGAGGAGGATTGATAGGATCGGCTCCCTGAGTGGAATGGGTTGTAATG GTTCCAGAAGGCACTAA